Genomic DNA from Dermacentor variabilis isolate Ectoservices chromosome 6, ASM5094787v1, whole genome shotgun sequence:
TGTCTTGTATGCGGTGTGtgccaaacagcagcagcaggaaagttgaaggaagaggcaaagaaagcttcgctttaataaatatAATGCACAAGCAATATGCTCTTGTAGACTTCTGGAACCGTTAAATGCGTGCACTTAATTAGGGCATCCCGTGCGTTGGACAGCAAAAGTCGAAGTAAACGGTCGTTGCTACTTCATAACAGACTCAGTGGATAACGGTCACTGTCTAATCACTCATGCTCGCACAAGTTCCAAAATGTAAAGTGCTACTCGCATCACGCATGCAATCTCATTACAGAAGGTTTGGTGACAACAAATTGAACCGGCGACAAGAATCGAGAATGTTCTCATAGATGCATGTGCCTCCTTTGCCGATCAAAGACGTTTGACCACGTGTAGGAATTGTTCTGTTTTttcgtgcgaaaaccactttcggattatgaggcacgccttagtggaggactccggaaatttcgaccacctggggttctttaacgtgcatttaaatctatgtacacgggtgttttcgcattgcgcccccgtcaaaatgcagccgccgtggccgggattcggtaccgcgaccttgtgctcagaggcccaacaccatagccacttaaaaaccacggcgggttgaaggAATTGTTACGAACACAGTGTTTGAGAGAGTGATTATTGCAACATAAATACATTATACATAAATTTTTGTGTCCTTTTTCTATTTTCATGTTCATGGCCATATGCTGCACTTTAGTGCACTATGGTAGTTTACATGTGCAACTTGTACTTTACTGCTTGTTGACAGGGTGATGAAAGGGGAAGAGGGCGGAAAGGGGAACAATTATTATTTCACCGTCTATATTGGTAAACCAACTGTAACCCAATAATCGGTCAATTTTTGTTGTTCTAAATTTCTGTGTAAACTCAAGTACAGCGTGTGAAAATATGCAACGTTATGTGTGTTCGCTCGctgccaatgaactaccactAAATGATGCATATACACGCGTATTTTGCGGGTACAGGGGCACCTGTTAGGAGCTGCGCGCCTTTTACTCCTGCACCTTTCTTGCAATTGTATTCaaatgaaataaacattcattcattcattcattcattcactcattcattcattcgaaaatatttgttagCTGGTGGAAAGCAGTCACGCGAGAaacataaacaagtacacgtgtaatATGCTCGGTCCCCATTTGACAGCTATCACGTGTAAATCACATGTCTGGCACTCTGCCTCACTGGCTTTAAGGTTCCCGACTTTGTCGATTCATGTATCGACCAAGCTGACCGTTGTCCCATGTTGCTCATTGGAAAAAGTATTTGCGTGCTCTTGCTTAGAGCCTGCCAACTGATCCAGTAGTGGTCAATGTGCTTAAACTGATAGTTGCTGTGTGACAACAAGACCTTAAATATCAATGTACAAGTCATGCTATCGAGGCACACATGAATGGAGGAATTAAACAGATTGCCGGTACATATTGTTGTTGCCTCATGACGTCCTGGATAGCTCGTAAATGAAGCGAACATCAATGCCATTTGTAGGGTAAACTGCACACGAGAATATGAAAGTCGCAACAGTACGCAAAGGTAAATTATTCGCGCCATTGGCGTGCATAATGAAGTTACCGCAGCCCTATTTATACTAAGCGCGGTATATTTCTTTCAGAACAAACTCCGTCGTTTTAGACTACGTGTCTGAAATTCACAAAACACTTCTTTCACTGACAGGATATCAGTGAAGGAAAGTTACCATTCTAAGCGGACGCGATTGTTTCGTCGGAGTTCCGAAATCACTTACCGGCATGTGGGACCGCCACTCTTCATTTTGGTATATTCGGTGCCAGACGTCAGTGATGCCAGTCCTGGTGAAGTAGACAACCAGGCACTCTCCACCATCCTTGAGCAGTCGACTGACGTTGCGGTAAGCTTTGTGCAAGTCCCAAATGTAGTGAAAAGTAAGAAATGAGAAGACGCGGTCGAAGAGCCCGTACTTGTCGACGATGAATTGAACATCTCCCTTCTCTATGTCCAAGACCTCGAAGCACACTTTTGCCTCCGGGTAGTGGTTTTGGGCGTATACAACCATGTCTTCAGATATATCCGTGGCGACGACACGAGCGAAGGGCCGCAGGAGTGGTAGCAGCTGCTCTGCGAGGAAGTTACCCGGTCCGCTACCGACGTCGAGGTATTGGTTGTCGTCACTTGAGGGCCTTCGGAATTGCACATCATATAAGGCTGCCAGGTTCTCTCTGTGGGAGAATTCCTTCAACCATGTAAAAGGTTTTGGCTCAAGGTCGGAggttgtttgtttttgttgttggtcAATACGATTCGGCATGATTGCTGAATCATCCACGCTTTGTGCACCCCTTGTAATTCGAGAGTATGCCCTTTGCAGCTGCAAGAGGACAATATCGCTTTTGTATTGCGCACATGGAATATAAACATAAAGAGTGAGATTACAGGTAAATTACTGACGCGCTCTTCTTTAAGTATTACCTTCCATCTACTGCCATAAAAAGAACTGCATGCATGCAGTACGCATGTCATCCCAAAGTGCAATTCTAAATTGTTTTCGCCCTTTAACTAAACTTTATTTCTTATCATATTTAAGCCTTTCAGAACATGCGTGCGTGAGAGCACTCAATGATTCACAATCTCTTGCATTCCACAAACGCATATTCTGGAACAGTATGGGTATTTTAATACGAAGCTTTTTCCACTAGCATACCCAGGTTCGGCACGGCTGCTGCTGATGTGGTTATCTCGAAATATATACGTTTCTACACAAGGTGTGAAACACCTTATTTTCGTGTGCCCTTTCATAGCTTCCGTGAATTTTGCGATACAATACAATCGAACAATTTATAGGCACGGGAAAATTTCTATGAAGAAATATTGACTCAACAATGGCGACTTGTATATATATTTGGCGACTTGTTGTCCTGGGTTTACACCATGAGACGCGCGAACTGAATTTACTTGGCTGTGCAAGCCTGCGGAATGCCTGAAACGATACTTTGCACTattataaaagaagaaaaagaaacatgattgagtgcgcagacgcgccGATCTCTATTGCGCAGCCAATTCAATGCATCGCCCAGACAACCGGTAGTGAAGAAGACGCGTAACTGGAGTGACACGCAGAAGTCTCAAAAGACTTCGTTGTTAGAATTGATATTAAAAGGCAATGGTAACGTTACGGTCCAAGTGAGTCGTACGGAACATCGCACAAAATTTTGAGCCAGGGGCGCGTAACgtaaacttattccaaacttttctattccatgtctgcaatcagccctccgcgcttggtcaaaactttttttgGACTGCACGCTTCACCGTCTTCACGcgtcgtcacgaaaaccgcgacagctccccatctgatatgacgtgtacacgctgattatgcatgattttacctaacaaaaaaaatagttatttctgattcgacgcctttcgccatcagccctcggctattgaTCAAACGTTTTCGTGCGGCACCCAcgtcacctgcctctcacgcgacctcacaaaaccgcaggaactcaccgcgtcaaagtgacgtgtacgcgttaaagatgcattattatgccgaataaaactgaatttttttttctggatagcagcaggctgccccattccgaaaggaataaaaggtgcagcggtggcgtagaggtagaacacctgcctcgcgtgcaagaggtccgtggttcgaatcccggtgaaGCGCGATTTCCCATCAGATTAAAAAATaatccgcgtgttcataaaattgcataaacaggcctgcagTGTGGGCTGATCGCGGTGACcataaccggtaacgcactccctcaccagagcaggattggccacccttgtgcagcacttggccacaacctcctacatgaacacaacaatcaaaccccggcccctcagtccccagcagctgcgaagcaactgaccacggcggcggtcagacatgcgacgcagcagagggtgctaagaatccctggttccggacaggctgCTATTGGAAtataaacctggcaacgtttaacgctagcacgttatctagtgaggccagtcgagcagtgctattggaggaattagaaggcagtaaatgggatataatagggctcagtgaagttaggaggccaaaagaagcaaatacagtgctaaaaagcgggcacgtcctgtgctaccggggcttagcggagagaagagaactaggagtcggattcctgattaataaaaatatagctggtaacatacagcaattctatagcatcaacgagGGGGctgcaggtcttgttgtgaaacttcataaaaggtacaaaatgaaggctgtacaggtctacgcccctacatccagtcatgatgaccaagaagtcgaaagcttctgtgaagacgtggaatcggcgatgggtagagtgaaaacaaagtacactatactgatgggccaCTTCTTTACCAacgtcttctttgctgaggatccgttttagcgtcattcttaagcttccgttgcatgccgccgcgattgtggACGAAccagcgcaagctaagtaagggcaagcggaccaatcgcagactgcGGCGACGCTTTCTTCATggggttatcgattttcagtgcagtggctcggccccatcgaatccctctccaaatgagcgtgctcctcgcctcttgtgcgccaattagaaaagacaagccgctgagtgtaggcaaggttattcgttttccaagcaaacaaaagtgacctcatgTGAACAAAGAGAACGTTTCATTTGTCTGTTGAGCCAACCCAGGTGGAagccacccgatgcttgcgtcggcggttacgcaaattttacgtcacGACATTGAATAcaaacatactggaatagttttatgttataagGACCCAGGAATATGCCCGCAAACACCAATTCGCGAACAATATGTATTATATATACATGGTGTTTCAcctaacttgtgccaaggattaaaaaaagggtggttagccgcagctgaatgaaatcAACGggatatggtttgccgtcatgtggtaCTCCTTAGAATATTtgttatattccgcttaattaggtAAATAAGTGAATAATGTGAAAATTTTATTATTCAATTCAGGGCCATATGCGTTTCCTTGTGTTGTATAGGGAGTTCAGAAACGATGGATCCAATTTTCCGTGGCAACGTAACATGTAGCGTGACCATTTTTACGGCTTTtaaagaaagcgcgcgaaatatgaattaaaaccacgtgactgcattCGCGCACTACCGTATTGCAGCGCTGTGATCGGTgagtcgagcctatcgcttatcagggacgacggggCTCCCTTGCAGTGTACCACCGCCAAAGCTGCCGACGCACTGTAAAGCCGATGCCTAGATCCGCGACCGATCATTTCGGCACGGTCGACGCGCGCGGCTCTTTCGCACGAACCACGATTGAGAGCGCCCCTATACCATAGGGCATGAGCGCgggtcacgtggttttatttcatatgtcgcaggctttctttataCGCCGAAAAAAATCCCACGCAGCGTATCCGTTGCCACGAAAAATTGGATCGGTAGTCTCTAAAGCCTCTCTacaacgcacttggccctaaagcgaacattaaaaaaatatggaCAATTCATGTTAGATAATTAACTAAGGGGACCAGAATAAAATACTCCAAGGAGCGTCACAGgatggcaaaccatatgccgtcgGTTTCATCCAGCTGCGGCTAACCATTTTTTTCGTCTAACTTCTTCGCAAAAGTTACATGAAACACCCGGCATATTGAAAATTATATAAACCATCAGTATATGAAGCCAAAGAAACCATCGCAAAAAGGTATTAGCAAATTTATTTGAAATACAAAAATGAGAAGCTAAACCGAAATGATAAAGGACGAAGGCATACCTTCTTGGCGGTGCCAGCCGAACCCACCCATGTGGCCTTCATTCGCGCGCGTTGAGCTGCCAAATTTTGCTGTGGTAGTGGCTAACCTTACGTCATAATTATTGGGCATTTATgtacatgtatgtatatataaaatTGCTCGTGTGCAGcctacatgtgtgtgtgtgtgtcttaatTGAGCATCGCATACACACTCCAGCAAAAATTTCTTCTAATAAATACGCTGGTTGACAAAGTAGCGCATGCGAACGCCAGACTGATCAAAgtgtaataaaaaagaaatttccTTCCAACACCTGTGCAAATTTCAGCTGAAATGGATCTTGAAGGGAAACGCACATCTTAATAAAAGGACGCAATAAATTCAACGGCTCCCTCTTCATCGCATCGCTGTGTAGGCGTTTCACACTATGCATCCAATTTCGTTTACATTTTACTATAGCTTGTAAACAATATGCTGCATCACAATTAAAACAGCCCTATATTAAACTTTTGACATTCCTGctgcaaaaaaattatttttatttatttattttatttagaacATACTGCGGTCGAAAGACCAAGCGGGGGAGCGTAACAAATGTAGTTGACAAAAGAAATTGAAGGAACACCAAAAAACATTGCGAATGGTAGAAGACAGTGTAATACATAATTATAATGAAAAGTCAGCAGGACAGAGCAAAAGCGCAAAGCACAACCAAACCGATACACAgtatga
This window encodes:
- the LOC142586125 gene encoding juvenile hormone acid O-methyltransferase-like; translated protein: MPNRIDQQQKQTTSDLEPKPFTWLKEFSHRENLAALYDVQFRRPSSDDNQYLDVGSGPGNFLAEQLLPLLRPFARVVATDISEDMVVYAQNHYPEAKVCFEVLDIEKGDVQFIVDKYGLFDRVFSFLTFHYIWDLHKAYRNVSRLLKDGGECLVVYFTRTGITDVWHRIYQNEEWRSHMPDLSLMFSERYCFDKAVDEEKLVALENSAITAAGLELVKCRTYSSLWKFATADICLDAYMPFFKLDARVPEEKRDAFWNTWRHALHEASNSNSSGISLKYDVLVAHSQKLPAPI